The Meriones unguiculatus strain TT.TT164.6M chromosome 6, Bangor_MerUng_6.1, whole genome shotgun sequence genome has a window encoding:
- the Elovl7 gene encoding elongation of very long chain fatty acids protein 7 produces MAFSDLTSRTVRFYDNWIKDADPRVEDWFLMSSPLPQTIILGIYVYFVTSLGPKLMENRKPFELKKVMITYNFFIVLFSVYMCYEFVMSGWGTGYSFRCDIVDYSQSPRAMRMVHTCWLYYFSKFIELLDTVFFVLRKKNSQVTFLHVFHHTIMPWTWWFGVKFAAGGLGTFHAFLNTAVHVVMYSYYGLCAMGPAYQKYLWWKKHLTSLQLVQFVLVTVHIGQIFFMEDCNYQYPVFLYIIMSYGCIFLLLFLHFWYRAYTKGQRLPKTIKNGNCKTKHH; encoded by the exons ATCCGAGAGTTGAAGACTGGTTCCTCATGTCCTCGCCTCTGCCACAAACCATCATCCTGGGGATCTATGTCTACTTTGTCACATCTCTGGGACCAAAGCTCATGGAAAATCGGAAGCCCTTTGAGCTCAAGAAAGTGATGATAACGTACAATTTTTTCATAGTACTgttttctgtgtatatgtgttatGAG TTTGTGATGTCCGGCTGGGGGACAGGTTACTCCTTTCGATGTGACATTGTTGACTATTCTCAGTCACCCAGAGCCATGAGG ATGGTGCACACCTGCTGGCTTTATTACTTCTCCAAGTTTATCGAGCTGTTAGACACT GTCTTTTTTGTTCTGCGTAAGAAAAATAGCCAAGTGACTTTTCTTCATGTCTTCCATCATACAATCATGCCATGGACCTGGTGGTTTGGAGTCAAATTTGCTGCAG GTGGCTTGGGAACATTCCATGCCTTTTTAAACACGGCTGTGCATGTGGTCATGTATTCCTACTATGGACTGTGTGCAATGGGACCAGCCTACCAGAAGTATTTATGGTggaaaaaacatttgacatctTTGCAGCTT GTGCAGTTTGTTCTTGTCACTGTCCATATAGGCCAGATCTTCTTCATGGAGGACTGCAATTACCAGTACCCAGTTTTCCTATATATCATTATGAGTTATGGATGCATCTTCCTGCTACTCTTTCTCCACTTTTGGTACCGTGCTTATACCAAGGGTCAGAGGTTGCCCAAAACTATAAAAAATGGAAATTGCAAGACCAAGCATCACTAA